A genomic region of Stenotrophomonas sp. NA06056 contains the following coding sequences:
- the purU gene encoding formyltetrahydrofolate deformylase has protein sequence MRPDSILTLSCPDRTGIVYRVSGLLFDHGCNILDAQQFGDEESGRFFLRVHFDRDAGLPLDTVHIAMAALAADFGMDWQLHDGRRRPRLLVLVSKQGHCLNDLLFRAHSGQLKVDIAAVASNHSDFAALAASYQVPFHHLPVNAETRSAQEQQIIDLVERERIDLVVLARYMQILSPTLCRALAGRAINIHHSFLPSFKGAQPYHQAHARGVKIIGATAHYVTEDLDEGPIIEQDVARVDHAMTPRELVRLGSDTESQVLARAVRRHVEHRILLNGHRTVVFR, from the coding sequence ATGCGCCCCGATTCCATCCTCACCCTCTCCTGTCCCGACCGCACCGGCATCGTCTACCGCGTCTCGGGCCTGTTGTTCGACCATGGCTGCAACATCCTCGACGCCCAGCAGTTCGGTGACGAGGAGAGCGGTCGCTTCTTCCTGCGCGTGCATTTCGACCGTGATGCGGGCCTGCCGCTGGACACCGTGCACATCGCGATGGCCGCACTGGCAGCGGACTTCGGCATGGACTGGCAGCTGCATGACGGACGTCGCCGGCCGCGCCTGCTGGTACTGGTCAGCAAGCAGGGCCATTGCCTGAACGACCTGCTGTTCCGTGCCCACAGCGGCCAGCTGAAGGTGGACATCGCGGCGGTGGCATCCAACCATTCGGACTTTGCAGCCTTGGCGGCGTCCTACCAGGTGCCGTTCCATCACCTGCCGGTGAATGCAGAGACGCGTTCAGCGCAGGAGCAGCAGATCATCGACCTGGTCGAACGCGAGCGCATCGACCTGGTGGTGCTGGCACGCTACATGCAGATTCTTTCGCCCACGCTGTGCCGTGCGCTGGCGGGCAGGGCGATCAACATCCACCACAGCTTCCTGCCCAGCTTCAAGGGCGCGCAACCGTACCACCAGGCGCACGCGCGCGGGGTCAAGATCATCGGCGCCACCGCGCACTACGTCACCGAAGACCTGGACGAAGGCCCGATCATCGAACAGGACGTGGCCCGCGTGGACCACGCGATGACCCCGCGCGAACTGGTGCGGCTGGGCAGCGACACCGAATCGCAGGTGCTGGCGCGTGCCGTGCGCCGGCACGTGGAGCACCGCATCCTGCTCAACGGGCATCGCACGGTGGTGTTCCGGTAA